CCGGGAGCGGCGAGGGCCGTGGCGGAGAGTAGGGGGGGGATGAGGACTTGGGCGAAGAGTATTTTCATTCTTGTCTTTTCAAGAGACGGAAGATTCAGTCTTCGTGTTTGTGTCTGGCTTTTAAACTTTGTACGGTTCCTTTGGGCTGGATGGCAAATTGCTGGTTTtccatgatgccgttgacGACTTATATGCGCCTCCGGCTTCGGGACAAAGCCATGAGGTCGGCGCGTCGAGTCGTTCCGCGGCCGATTCTGCCATTTTAGACATGATTCAAACGCCTTGCGGGGAGGTGTAGTTTATTTCATGGTGGTAACGTACGTATTGCTCGTGGTGGCGGCAGGATTCACGGTTGACTTGCGTTGTCCGTGTCTAGATCGATTACGGACCAATGGCAGGCGACATGCCGAGAAGCTGGATAAGATAGCTCACGTCCGGATTCAAAGTGCAACAATTCGACATGTCGACCACGGGAGCCATGCACGTCCATGACGGAGTGGTCATGGTGGTTTCTCGTGTTGCCCTGCGGCGGTGGCGTCAACCGCGCTGGGCTCAGTCGACATTTGCATCAAGCGTGCTCGGCCGGATCCGGCAGTTGCCGCTGATACACGGCCATTTGGTGTGCCCATGCTCCAATGTTGCAATATAAAGCCCCGTGTCCACGGTGGCGTTGGCAACGGTTGAGGGTGCCTAGCTAACAGCAGCaagtggacatggacggGTGTAACGGCAAGGCAGGTGTCTTGTCCAACTGTGAAGAAGACGTGACTGTTATTCTGCCAATACTGATGCGTAGATTCGTCTACCCGTAGGGCCTGTTGTTGATTGCGACTCCTTACTTTGCTATGGCACCTTGGTGGTTGTATATACTACGGATGGTGGTTGATATACTACGGAACTGTTTGCCGGAAGAATTCGCAAGCCGGTGAGGTATCTTGCCATTCATCGTGCGATGCTGCTCAAACTTCTTTTTCAAAGAGATGTAGCAATTCAGCAACGACAAAGGCGCATTCTCTTACCAGTGCCGTCGTGAAGATGCCACAGAGCGTTGACAAGTGCCATCCGCCATACGACTTGGCGTAGTTTGGTCGGCCAACATGTCATTTGCCACTGGAACGACCAAATTCAatcgtcttgttcttgttccaCCTCTCTTGTCTCTCTTTTGCCTATTTTATTCATGCATTGTTATTCCCGCCTCTTTTCGACGCCcccatggcatggcatggcatggcaggcCACAACCCACCCCGAAGTGTTAAACGCAAATAAACAAACACCAAGACGAACTACTATTCTATCCATTGCCAACCTAGCTGAGAAAGAAAGTTCCCCTCGTTCCACAAAAAGGCAAAACCGCAAGCCCCCGAACCCCCGTTTCAGAACCCTTCTCCCTGACACAAATCGTGGCGCCCAGAACCCTCGCAGGGGCAAGGGGGCTTAAGCTAAGCTTGCTTCAAAACGACAATCAAATCACTTGCACGACACGAGCACAGAGGGAATACGCGGTGGAAAAGTGAATTTCTTTCGTTTTTTTCAACTTTGGctagggaaaaaaaaacgcccAAGACACGACTTTGAATCGCGCTGGATGGTATTACTAAAAAAGAGAATTAAATGCAAGAAAAAAGATTTTGGGAATACCCTCAAGCTATATATAGACAGCTTGAGCTAACGGCCTGCGCAAAGCAGTGCCGGCGAAAAAtgcactttttttttcgcaacATGAAGATTGCTCTCTTGACTCGAACGATGCCTGCCAGCCCGAATTTCTCTCTCATGTTTTTGAAGCCAATAAAAAAAGTGCTCGCATTCATCCCGCTCTCACAAGGCCAGAATCATAGGTCCAGCAACGGTAATGTCGTCCGTCAAGGCGCCATCCAGCGGTGCGCTGCTCGCCAGCGACAGGTACGTCACGCCCGCGACGCCCTGGGGGATCTCGCACCCAGCGGATTCGGAGAACGGGGTGAAGGCAGTGCCGCCGGGAACCACGCCGCCGGACGTGAAGGCGCAGTGCGTAGCTGCAGCAGCACCGctcgcggcggcgacgcGGACGGTAGATCCGACCGTCATGGCGCTCGCCTCTCCTGATTGTGCCGCCTCCATGGTCAACGCGGGGAAAGGGGTGACGGCGAGGTTGGATCCCTGGGGGCAGGACTTGATGAACGGGGCGGCGATGGAGAAGACGGACTTGAGGCTGAGCGGCGCGTCAAAGGCTTGCGGGACGGCGGTCTGGCCGAGCAGCACCCTCAGAGAGCTCTGGTGTCGCGACTCAATGGTGACGATTGTCGCGGCGGCCGACAGGATGGCAGGGTCCTTGATGCGCTTCGCAAGCCCCAGGTAGCCCGACACGCCGACGTTTTCGAACAGCGCGCCCAGGGTGGCCATGCCCTTGGCGTCGGTCACGTTGAATTCGTACTGGCATGGCTGCACGGGCTGCACGCCGGCTTGGGCCAGTGTGGACTGGAGGAACGAGACGTGTTCTTCCTCCGTCTGGCCGATTCTCTTGAGGTCCTCGATCTGCTCTGGCTTGAGGCCAAGCGCGGCAAAGTCTGAGTCTGGGAATTTGGCGAAGCCCTCGCGGTAGTATGCTTCCTCGAGATGCTCCAACGTCAAGGCGCTACCAAGAGATTCGGAATTAGCCTCTAGCCCCAACGACGACTTGACTGTCCAAGGGTGGAATAATACGGTGCGGGCTTACATTTGCAAAATATCGAAATCGTTCAATTCAGTTTCAGACACTTCCGTGGTCGGGGCAGTCCCATTTTGAGCCTGTCTTACAACCAGATTACCCCGGCGGGCGGCAGGCAACGCCGAGCCCGTGGCGGCTAATAAAGCCAAAGCGGCAACTTTCAATGAAGGCATCGTCTCGAAGTTTGTGTAGGGATTGTACTAtgatattataaaatatgTCGTCGGTAGGGGCCAGCCGCCAGGGAATGAATAAGATATTAAGTGTATATACGAAATTGTCAGGCCAGCTGTCGTCAAAGAGAAGCAGAAAAAGAACGTGGACAAGCAAGAGACCACAGGCGGCCAGGACAAGTTTTGATGGTCGAAGGAAGTGAATGTATACTACTCTGCCTCGATAGATGGAAACAAGAAGCTGAAAAATAAGACGTGATGGGCACGGGGAACCCAAATGTTATTATAATTCTTGGGCCGCGACCCGTCACTTGCCCCTTTGAGCATTGCATAGTCTGTCCGCGGCTCCTGGAGATGCCGAAGATGGGCACTTCGACATTTGTTTCAACACGGCCTTGTGTCGTCCATGGCTCCAGAGTCCGGACGGACACGTCTGCCACGCAACTCGGTTTGGCCTTGGGAGCGAACGGGCCAGGAGATTTCCGTGCCGCTGCTAGAGCTAGGTAGGGTCCATTGCGGGACAGGCACAGAGACGCTTCGTTTCGACGGAAGCCGCATCCCTGCTCGGTATGTGGTCTGGCCGGGTGGATGAAGGATGCAAAAAGGCGCAACTTGGTGCACGGCGCAGTGTGCGTGAGCCAGGTCAATGTCGCCGGCCCGTCCACCCTCCGAAACCGAAACCGTCGTGACACACCTCCGGCCCCGAGCCCTCCAGCGTTAGCCTCCTCCAATGTCCTGCAATGGCtgcatgtcaactggtgtggGCTACAAACTACTCAGTGCTATGTACTACCAGCAGCATTATGTACAGCAC
The DNA window shown above is from Metarhizium brunneum chromosome 1, complete sequence and carries:
- the rds1 gene encoding Protein rds1 — encoded protein: MPSLKVAALALLAATGSALPAARRGNLVVRQAQNGTAPTTEVSETELNDFDILQIALTLEHLEEAYYREGFAKFPDSDFAALGLKPEQIEDLKRIGQTEEEHVSFLQSTLAQAGVQPVQPCQYEFNVTDAKGMATLGALFENVGVSGYLGLAKRIKDPAILSAAATIVTIESRHQSSLRVLLGQTAVPQAFDAPLSLKSVFSIAAPFIKSCPQGSNLAVTPFPALTMEAAQSGEASAMTVGSTVRVAAASGAAAATHCAFTSGGVVPGGTAFTPFSESAGCEIPQGVAGVTYLSLASSAPLDGALTDDITVAGPMILAL